A stretch of Schaalia odontolytica DNA encodes these proteins:
- a CDS encoding regulatory protein RecX, with the protein MVRYLDPEDHPELGEERRRRSSPGERLARARERNAALTGTAAIEAAREVALRKLDARACSRSELTSAIEGRGFSAEIAVEVVDRLEAVGLVDDQAYADALVRSRFSGTGASGRALREVLVRKGLDSSTIERALSQIDRDDEAERAAQLVARKRRSLAGVPRETAYRRLSSMLARKGYSPSVASAAVRDALDTWGDEESGTEEAWQWGL; encoded by the coding sequence GTGGTCCGCTACCTGGATCCTGAAGATCATCCCGAGCTGGGGGAGGAGCGTCGCCGGCGTTCCTCCCCGGGCGAGAGGCTCGCGCGCGCCCGCGAACGCAATGCGGCCCTGACGGGCACGGCGGCGATCGAGGCCGCGCGCGAGGTCGCCCTGCGCAAGCTCGACGCGCGCGCGTGTTCCCGCTCGGAGTTGACCAGCGCGATCGAAGGACGAGGCTTCAGCGCCGAGATCGCCGTCGAGGTCGTCGACCGTCTTGAGGCCGTTGGTCTCGTCGATGATCAGGCGTATGCGGACGCGCTCGTCCGCTCCCGTTTTTCGGGGACCGGAGCGTCCGGTCGTGCACTGCGCGAGGTTCTCGTGCGCAAGGGACTGGACTCCTCGACGATCGAGCGTGCCCTGTCTCAGATCGATCGGGACGACGAGGCGGAGCGCGCGGCACAGCTGGTGGCTCGCAAACGTCGCTCCCTTGCGGGCGTCCCGCGCGAGACCGCCTACCGTAGACTGAGTTCCATGCTCGCACGCAAGGGGTATTCGCCGTCTGTCGCGTCTGCCGCCGTGCGCGACGCCCTCGACACGTGGGGCGACGAGGAGAGCGGTACCGAGGAGGCCTGGCAGTGGGGACTGTGA
- a CDS encoding class I SAM-dependent methyltransferase, giving the protein MDEQYFTDSSPASAEEIRTIEVSARGFDLSMRVSSRVFSGSKLDLGTRQLLEIAPDLPEDGTFLDLGCGWGPIATIMSLESPNADVWAVDVNSRAVDLTQRNAQSNGAKGVRALKAEEALTSSQESDARFDVIWSNPPVRIGKDAMHEMLLAWLGRLAPTGVAYLVVQRNLGADSLITWLNGQGFQASKYASKKGFRIIEVRPA; this is encoded by the coding sequence GTGGACGAACAGTATTTCACCGACTCTTCCCCTGCGAGCGCGGAGGAGATCCGCACGATCGAGGTGAGCGCGCGCGGCTTCGACCTGTCGATGCGCGTGTCGTCGCGCGTGTTCTCGGGTTCTAAGCTCGATCTGGGCACACGCCAGCTCCTGGAGATCGCCCCAGATTTGCCCGAGGACGGGACTTTCCTGGACCTGGGCTGCGGATGGGGCCCGATCGCGACGATCATGTCGTTGGAGTCCCCGAATGCCGACGTGTGGGCGGTGGACGTGAACTCTCGCGCGGTGGATCTGACGCAGCGCAACGCCCAGTCCAACGGGGCAAAGGGCGTGCGCGCGCTCAAAGCGGAGGAGGCGCTGACCTCTTCTCAGGAGTCGGATGCCCGATTCGACGTCATCTGGTCGAACCCGCCCGTGCGCATCGGCAAGGACGCGATGCACGAGATGCTGCTGGCATGGCTGGGCAGGCTTGCCCCCACCGGCGTCGCCTATCTCGTCGTCCAGCGCAACCTGGGCGCCGATTCGCTGATCACGTGGCTGAACGGCCAGGGCTTCCAGGCCTCGAAGTACGCGTCCAAGAAGGGCTTCCGCATCATCGAGGTCCGCCCCGCCTGA
- the recA gene encoding recombinase RecA, translating into MAARKAPAAKPATNDRNKALEVALSQIDKQFGKGSVMRLGDDNRPPVQVIPTGSLALDVALGIGGLPRGRVIEVYGPESSGKTTVALHAVANAQKAGGNAAFIDAEHALDPVYARALGVDTDSLLVSQPDTGEQALEIADMLIRSGGIDIIVIDSVAALVPKAEIEGEMGDSHVGLQARLMSQALRKITGALSATGTTAIFINQLREKIGVFFGSPETTTGGKALKFYASVRIDVRRIETLKEAGAPVGNRTRAKVVKNKMAPPFKQAEFDIVYGKGISREGSIIDMGVEAGIVRKSGSWFTYGDDQLGQGKENVRQFLVDNPELANEIEQKILVSLGIGEAPDPDQASQDVPDIDPDEDAGF; encoded by the coding sequence ATGGCAGCCCGTAAAGCACCCGCCGCAAAGCCCGCGACCAACGATCGCAATAAGGCTCTCGAAGTCGCCCTGTCGCAGATTGATAAGCAGTTCGGCAAGGGCTCTGTCATGCGCCTGGGCGATGACAACCGCCCGCCTGTTCAGGTGATCCCCACGGGTTCCCTTGCTCTCGATGTCGCCCTCGGTATCGGTGGCCTTCCGCGCGGCCGAGTCATCGAGGTCTACGGCCCCGAGTCCTCCGGTAAGACCACGGTCGCCCTGCACGCTGTCGCCAACGCCCAGAAGGCCGGCGGCAACGCGGCCTTCATCGACGCTGAGCATGCCCTCGACCCCGTCTACGCCCGTGCCCTGGGCGTCGACACGGACTCCCTCCTGGTCTCCCAGCCCGACACGGGTGAGCAGGCCCTCGAGATTGCCGACATGCTGATCCGTTCTGGCGGCATCGACATCATCGTCATCGACTCGGTCGCGGCGCTCGTTCCCAAGGCAGAAATCGAAGGCGAGATGGGTGACTCTCACGTCGGCCTGCAGGCCCGCCTCATGAGCCAGGCCCTGCGTAAGATTACGGGCGCCCTGTCCGCGACCGGCACGACCGCGATCTTCATCAACCAGCTGCGCGAAAAGATCGGCGTCTTCTTCGGCTCCCCGGAGACCACGACGGGCGGCAAGGCCCTGAAGTTCTACGCATCCGTGCGCATCGACGTGCGTCGCATCGAGACCCTCAAGGAGGCCGGCGCCCCCGTCGGTAACCGCACGCGCGCCAAGGTCGTCAAGAACAAGATGGCCCCGCCCTTCAAGCAGGCCGAGTTCGACATCGTCTACGGCAAGGGCATTTCGCGCGAGGGCTCGATCATCGACATGGGCGTCGAGGCCGGTATCGTGCGTAAGTCCGGCTCCTGGTTCACCTACGGGGACGACCAGCTGGGACAGGGCAAGGAGAACGTGCGTCAGTTCCTCGTGGACAACCCCGAGTTGGCCAACGAGATCGAACAGAAGATCCTCGTCTCGCTGGGCATCGGTGAGGCCCCGGATCCGGACCAGGCGTCCCAGGACGTGCCCGACATCGATCCTGATGAGGACGCGGGCTTCTGA
- a CDS encoding CinA family protein, with protein sequence MGTVTAVSDEALADLIADLTQRGLTIATAESLTGGGLVARLVDVPGASHVVRGGACTYAVDTKASVLGVSESQLALTGPVDEQVARQMARGARELFRADIGVSTTGVAGPGPADGFPAGTVHIACVHPAGEEHRLLHLDGDRAAVRAGAIDAAIALVRDVLDFAGVQVGD encoded by the coding sequence GTGGGGACTGTGACCGCAGTAAGCGATGAGGCGCTCGCCGATCTGATAGCGGATCTGACGCAGCGCGGTCTGACGATCGCGACGGCGGAATCGCTGACCGGAGGTGGCCTCGTCGCGCGCCTTGTGGACGTGCCCGGCGCCTCTCATGTCGTGCGCGGGGGTGCGTGCACCTACGCGGTCGATACCAAGGCCTCGGTGCTGGGCGTTTCGGAGAGCCAGTTGGCGTTGACGGGTCCGGTGGATGAGCAGGTTGCTCGCCAGATGGCCCGAGGGGCGCGCGAGCTGTTCCGCGCAGACATTGGCGTATCGACGACCGGGGTCGCTGGTCCGGGCCCCGCCGACGGTTTCCCCGCGGGAACCGTCCACATCGCCTGCGTTCACCCGGCGGGGGAGGAGCACCGCCTCCTACACCTCGACGGTGATCGAGCGGCCGTTCGTGCGGGTGCGATCGACGCGGCTATCGCCCTGGTGCGTGACGTGCTCGACTTCGCCGGTGTGCAGGTGGGCGACTAG
- the miaA gene encoding tRNA (adenosine(37)-N6)-dimethylallyltransferase MiaA, which produces METSVRRASDVVCAVVGPTASGKSDLALELACVLPGALGASGAGEIVSADALQLYRGMDVGTAKTPVEERRGIAHHQIDVLEVRDEASVAAYQKHARADVAGIHERGGVAVVAGGSGLYQRALLDVIEFPGTDPAVRARLEEEAEGPMGSRGLHDRLTQLDPVSAERIDPHNARRIIRALEVIELTGRPYSASMPRHEFVAPSLMVALRRPMEELDERIAVRTRAMMDGGLIEEVRGLIDVGLREAKTASRATGYAQALAVIDGQMSEDEAVESIALATRQLARRQVKWLRPDPRVHWLDVENFDSNEAVVRHVVELTQREAEAALGRS; this is translated from the coding sequence ATGGAGACATCGGTGAGGCGCGCGTCGGACGTCGTGTGCGCGGTTGTGGGGCCCACGGCCTCGGGCAAGTCGGATCTGGCCCTGGAGCTGGCCTGCGTGCTTCCGGGTGCGCTGGGCGCGAGCGGCGCGGGCGAGATCGTCTCCGCGGACGCCCTGCAGCTCTACCGAGGCATGGACGTGGGAACGGCTAAGACCCCGGTGGAGGAACGCCGCGGGATCGCCCATCACCAGATCGATGTGCTGGAGGTTCGCGACGAGGCCTCGGTGGCCGCCTACCAGAAGCACGCGCGAGCCGATGTGGCTGGTATTCACGAGCGCGGGGGCGTCGCGGTGGTCGCGGGAGGCTCAGGCCTGTACCAGCGCGCCCTCCTGGACGTCATCGAATTCCCGGGCACGGACCCGGCAGTGCGCGCCCGACTCGAAGAAGAAGCCGAGGGCCCGATGGGCTCGCGCGGCCTGCATGATCGCCTCACCCAGCTCGACCCGGTCTCGGCCGAACGCATCGACCCGCACAACGCCCGCCGGATCATCCGCGCCCTCGAGGTCATCGAGCTGACCGGGCGCCCCTATTCGGCGTCCATGCCTCGCCACGAGTTCGTGGCGCCCTCGCTCATGGTGGCGCTGCGTCGCCCGATGGAGGAGCTGGACGAGCGCATTGCGGTGCGTACCCGCGCCATGATGGACGGCGGACTCATCGAGGAAGTGCGCGGCCTCATCGATGTGGGCCTGCGCGAGGCGAAGACCGCGTCCCGTGCCACGGGATACGCCCAGGCGCTCGCGGTCATCGACGGACAGATGAGTGAGGACGAGGCCGTGGAGTCTATCGCGCTGGCCACGCGTCAGCTGGCGCGCCGCCAGGTCAAGTGGCTGCGACCGGATCCTCGCGTGCACTGGCTGGACGTGGAGAATTTCGACTCGAACGAGGCCGTGGTGCGCCACGTTGTCGAGCTGACGCAGCGCGAGGCAGAGGCCGCCCTGGGACGCTCGTAA
- a CDS encoding histidine kinase gives MSTTDTLPVTLDRITQAVEAVGLIPFVSNTGQVAAILPNRTVRIAVPEGHPAQGVADYPRFFDPSHADQIASTVRRLNASTYLPKVTSGTTETGAIALHLQHTFNWVVGATDDQVAAEVSQFIMAAVAMMNQLDIMFPDQWTKEGTNA, from the coding sequence ATGAGCACAACTGACACTCTCCCGGTCACCCTCGACCGGATCACCCAAGCGGTCGAGGCCGTGGGGCTTATCCCCTTCGTGTCCAACACCGGCCAGGTCGCGGCCATCCTGCCGAACCGCACCGTCCGCATCGCTGTCCCCGAGGGCCACCCCGCCCAGGGCGTCGCCGACTACCCGCGTTTCTTCGATCCCTCGCACGCCGATCAGATCGCTTCCACGGTGCGTCGCCTCAACGCCTCCACCTACCTGCCGAAGGTCACCTCCGGCACAACCGAGACCGGGGCGATCGCCCTGCACCTGCAGCACACCTTCAACTGGGTCGTGGGTGCGACGGATGACCAGGTCGCCGCCGAGGTCTCCCAGTTCATCATGGCCGCCGTGGCGATGATGAACCAGCTCGACATCATGTTCCCCGACCAGTGGACCAAGGAGGGCACCAATGCCTGA
- a CDS encoding helix-turn-helix domain-containing protein: MEKTLSETPLLRSELGDVLRGIRQRQGRTLREVSSEAQVSLGYLSEVERGQKEASSELLEAITSALRVPLWFVLREVSERMAIIDGAVIPDAVPDDIVPVTLIS; this comes from the coding sequence ATGGAAAAGACACTGAGCGAAACCCCGCTGCTGCGCAGCGAACTGGGCGATGTCCTGCGCGGCATCCGCCAGCGCCAGGGTCGAACCCTGCGCGAGGTCTCTTCGGAGGCCCAGGTCTCCCTCGGCTACCTGTCCGAGGTCGAGCGCGGCCAGAAGGAGGCCTCGTCGGAGCTGCTCGAGGCGATCACCTCGGCTCTGCGCGTACCGCTGTGGTTCGTGCTTCGCGAGGTTTCCGAGCGCATGGCGATTATCGATGGCGCGGTCATTCCCGACGCGGTGCCCGATGACATCGTGCCCGTCACGCTGATTTCCTGA
- the pgsA gene encoding CDP-diacylglycerol--glycerol-3-phosphate 3-phosphatidyltransferase, translating to MSENVSRVQRDSKVPVVNLPNALTVLRLVLVPVFVVLGLQSQSWTALWAAFVVFSVAAITDRFDGELARSWGQITDFGRIADPIADKALTLCGFGLLSYQGYLPWWLTILIAVRELGITAMRAFFLRRGVVVSANQAGKLKTFMQMVALGTLLIPWAHFTALNEANEGWVVLLIRLGQIFAGVALALTLYSGFMYVIDGVRLMRGASAGEAVADSRDNDAPEEPAPSRRGTAGQHVQS from the coding sequence ATGAGCGAGAACGTGTCGCGCGTGCAGCGAGACAGCAAGGTTCCCGTGGTGAACCTGCCTAACGCGCTGACCGTTTTGCGTCTGGTCCTCGTTCCGGTATTCGTCGTTCTGGGCCTGCAAAGTCAGTCGTGGACCGCACTGTGGGCGGCCTTTGTCGTGTTCTCCGTCGCCGCGATCACGGACCGCTTCGACGGCGAGCTCGCGCGCTCGTGGGGGCAGATCACCGACTTCGGTCGCATCGCCGATCCCATCGCCGACAAGGCCCTGACCCTGTGCGGCTTCGGCCTGCTGTCCTACCAGGGATATCTGCCCTGGTGGTTGACGATCCTCATCGCCGTGCGCGAGCTGGGCATCACCGCGATGCGCGCCTTCTTCCTGCGCCGCGGCGTCGTCGTGTCCGCGAATCAGGCGGGCAAGCTGAAGACCTTCATGCAGATGGTGGCCCTGGGGACCCTGCTGATCCCGTGGGCGCACTTCACGGCGTTGAATGAGGCCAACGAGGGATGGGTGGTCCTTCTCATCCGCCTCGGGCAGATTTTCGCGGGCGTTGCGCTCGCGCTGACGCTCTACTCGGGCTTCATGTACGTCATCGATGGCGTGCGCCTTATGCGCGGAGCGAGCGCTGGCGAGGCCGTGGCGGACTCGCGCGACAACGATGCTCCGGAGGAGCCCGCGCCGTCACGCCGCGGCACTGCGGGCCAGCACGTCCAGAGTTGA
- the miaB gene encoding tRNA (N6-isopentenyl adenosine(37)-C2)-methylthiotransferase MiaB: MNTMTQDGTALPRTYAVRTLGCQMNEHDSERMAGLLEQAGLVPVEQVPEAAARATDAGDMGADVIVINTCSVRENAATRLFGNLGQLASVKRARPGMQIAVGGCLAQQMRDGIVEKAPWVDAVFGTHNIDVLPALLRRAEHNRAAAVEIEESLKVFPSTLPTHRESAYAAWVSISVGCNNTCTFCIVPHLRGKERDRRPGDILAEVEAVASQGAIEVTLLGQNVNSYGVGFGERGAFADLLRAVGRVEGIERVRFTSPHPAAFTDDVIAAMAETPTVMPSLHMPLQSGSDAILRQMRRSYRRERFMGILERVRAAIPEAAITTDIIVGFPGETEEDFQATLDVVEQARFSSAFTFLYSPRPGTPAADREDQVPDDVALERYQRLIKLQERICAEDNAALAGTEVEVLVSEGDGRKDGATHRISGRARDNRLVHVALPEGMAEADRPRPGDMIRATVTYGAPHHLIADSGAQGGLFEVRRTRAGDAWEARQASDEPDNTVSLGIPTLRVGAPS; encoded by the coding sequence ATGAATACGATGACGCAGGACGGCACCGCGCTGCCCCGCACCTACGCGGTGCGCACGCTCGGCTGCCAGATGAATGAACACGACTCCGAACGAATGGCGGGTCTGCTGGAGCAGGCCGGCCTCGTCCCCGTTGAGCAGGTCCCCGAGGCTGCCGCCCGCGCGACCGACGCCGGCGACATGGGCGCCGACGTCATCGTCATCAACACCTGCTCCGTCCGCGAGAACGCAGCGACCCGCCTTTTCGGTAACCTCGGTCAGCTCGCTTCCGTCAAGCGTGCGCGTCCCGGCATGCAGATTGCGGTCGGTGGCTGTCTCGCCCAGCAGATGCGTGACGGCATCGTTGAGAAGGCTCCGTGGGTGGATGCCGTCTTCGGCACGCACAACATCGACGTGCTCCCGGCCCTCCTGCGCCGCGCCGAGCATAACCGCGCGGCCGCCGTCGAGATCGAGGAATCCCTCAAGGTCTTCCCGTCGACCTTGCCCACACACCGCGAGAGCGCGTACGCCGCATGGGTGTCCATCTCCGTGGGTTGCAACAACACCTGCACGTTCTGCATCGTCCCGCACCTGCGCGGCAAGGAACGCGACCGTCGCCCCGGCGACATTCTCGCCGAGGTGGAGGCCGTCGCCTCGCAGGGCGCTATCGAGGTGACCCTGCTGGGCCAGAACGTCAACTCCTACGGTGTCGGATTCGGTGAGCGCGGCGCCTTCGCCGACCTGCTGCGCGCCGTGGGCCGCGTCGAGGGCATCGAGCGCGTGCGCTTCACCTCGCCCCACCCCGCAGCCTTCACGGATGACGTGATCGCCGCGATGGCGGAGACCCCCACTGTCATGCCGAGCCTGCACATGCCCCTGCAGTCCGGGTCGGACGCGATCCTGCGTCAGATGCGCCGCTCCTACCGTCGTGAGCGTTTCATGGGCATCCTGGAGCGCGTGCGCGCGGCTATTCCGGAGGCTGCGATTACGACCGACATCATCGTTGGCTTCCCGGGAGAGACTGAGGAAGACTTCCAGGCGACCCTCGACGTCGTCGAGCAGGCTCGTTTCTCCTCCGCCTTCACATTCCTGTACTCTCCGCGCCCGGGTACGCCCGCCGCGGACCGCGAGGATCAGGTGCCCGATGATGTGGCGCTCGAACGCTACCAGCGCCTCATCAAGCTTCAGGAGCGCATCTGTGCCGAGGATAACGCCGCGCTGGCGGGCACCGAGGTCGAGGTCCTCGTCTCCGAGGGGGATGGCCGCAAGGATGGTGCCACACACCGTATTTCGGGACGCGCCCGCGACAACCGTCTCGTGCACGTCGCCCTGCCCGAGGGTATGGCCGAGGCGGATCGTCCGCGCCCGGGCGACATGATCCGTGCGACCGTCACCTACGGCGCGCCGCACCACCTGATCGCCGACTCGGGCGCACAGGGCGGCCTGTTCGAGGTGCGCCGCACGCGCGCCGGTGACGCATGGGAGGCGCGCCAGGCCTCGGACGAACCCGACAACACGGTGTCGCTGGGTATCCCCACGCTGCGCGTGGGCGCCCCGAGCTGA
- a CDS encoding histidine kinase yields the protein MPEWKSSTFGEGGEAVPEATPAPAAPSPAMEADEYAAKWGTEVAEVSIARIENVLEGDGLPHGSSEFIAVTQLEDVRFQIHREPVDAPWLQIETRIEPEGEGHTELSLQAVANRWNTEHLQPTVIPIEDKGKWVLVAASRFFVGEGLSDRQIHAMLRRGLIIGLSAAQELPGLLAESAK from the coding sequence ATGCCTGAGTGGAAGAGCTCTACCTTCGGCGAGGGCGGCGAGGCCGTTCCCGAGGCCACGCCCGCCCCCGCAGCCCCCTCCCCCGCGATGGAAGCCGACGAATACGCCGCCAAGTGGGGCACCGAGGTCGCCGAGGTGAGCATCGCTCGCATCGAGAACGTCCTCGAAGGTGACGGACTGCCGCACGGGTCGAGCGAGTTCATCGCCGTCACCCAGCTGGAGGACGTGCGTTTCCAGATTCACCGCGAGCCGGTCGACGCCCCCTGGCTGCAGATCGAAACCCGCATCGAACCCGAGGGCGAGGGCCACACCGAGCTGTCCCTCCAGGCGGTCGCCAACCGCTGGAACACCGAACACCTGCAGCCCACCGTCATCCCGATCGAAGACAAGGGCAAGTGGGTCCTGGTGGCCGCCTCGCGTTTCTTCGTGGGCGAGGGCCTCTCGGACCGTCAGATCCACGCGATGCTGCGCCGCGGCCTCATCATCGGCCTGTCGGCGGCTCAGGAGCTGCCCGGCCTGCTGGCAGAGTCTGCCAAGTAA
- the dapF gene encoding diaminopimelate epimerase — MMNTQLPAHARVVKAHGAGNSFVVATDQYDDYDPSEAEVATLCSPAFGIGADGFIRAVERDGLWFMDYRNADGSKAEMCGNGVRVFVDHLRREGLVDLPVGQTLDVATRGGIKRVTPESEDEGQGASYRVDMGPAASPARETITVTVPGIDGVLGGIWVDMPNPHTVVELADEETLREVFLPTVDVSQIPQAQRPSYEPAPQAGTNLELVVDLTEPGGERGHIAMRVLERGVGETQACGTGCCAAALATALRRGPGTPTQWVVDIPGGTVIVGLDGVIDWSGESPRITDASVFLTGPATRVAEIRLP, encoded by the coding sequence ATGATGAACACGCAGCTGCCCGCCCACGCCCGCGTCGTCAAGGCCCACGGTGCCGGTAATTCCTTCGTTGTCGCCACGGACCAATACGACGACTACGACCCCAGCGAGGCTGAGGTCGCGACGCTGTGCTCGCCTGCCTTCGGGATCGGCGCGGATGGCTTCATCCGGGCCGTCGAACGCGACGGCCTGTGGTTCATGGACTACCGCAACGCAGACGGCTCGAAGGCTGAGATGTGCGGTAATGGCGTGCGCGTCTTCGTCGATCACCTGCGCCGCGAGGGCCTCGTGGATCTGCCGGTTGGGCAGACGCTGGATGTGGCCACGCGCGGCGGCATCAAGCGCGTGACCCCCGAATCCGAGGACGAGGGGCAGGGAGCGAGCTACCGCGTCGACATGGGGCCGGCGGCCTCTCCGGCGCGCGAGACGATCACGGTGACCGTTCCGGGAATCGACGGCGTGCTCGGCGGTATCTGGGTGGATATGCCCAACCCGCACACGGTCGTCGAGCTTGCCGACGAGGAGACCCTGCGCGAGGTTTTCCTGCCCACCGTTGACGTGTCCCAGATCCCGCAGGCACAGCGCCCCTCTTACGAGCCGGCGCCCCAGGCGGGGACGAACCTCGAGCTGGTCGTCGACCTGACCGAGCCGGGCGGGGAGCGTGGGCACATCGCGATGCGCGTGCTGGAACGAGGCGTGGGGGAGACCCAGGCGTGCGGCACCGGATGCTGCGCGGCGGCCCTCGCCACGGCTCTGCGTCGCGGTCCCGGTACGCCCACCCAGTGGGTCGTCGACATTCCGGGCGGAACGGTCATCGTCGGCCTCGACGGCGTCATCGATTGGTCGGGGGAGAGCCCCCGGATCACGGACGCCTCGGTGTTCCTCACCGGTCCCGCGACCCGAGTCGCCGAGATCCGCCTGCCCTGA
- a CDS encoding DUF3046 domain-containing protein has protein sequence MKHSEFYEAVEATFGSALGRSYVSDLYLASLGATARDALSAGVNPDEVWATLCEETGREDARWIHRVDPRERGR, from the coding sequence GTGAAGCACTCTGAGTTTTACGAGGCGGTCGAGGCGACCTTCGGGTCCGCCCTCGGCCGCTCGTATGTTTCCGATCTTTACCTCGCCTCGCTGGGGGCGACCGCGCGCGATGCACTGTCCGCCGGCGTGAATCCCGACGAGGTCTGGGCGACCCTGTGCGAGGAAACTGGGCGCGAGGATGCGCGCTGGATTCATCGCGTCGATCCGCGTGAGCGGGGGCGCTGA